From the Buteo buteo chromosome 1, bButBut1.hap1.1, whole genome shotgun sequence genome, one window contains:
- the LRIT3 gene encoding leucine-rich repeat, immunoglobulin-like domain and transmembrane domain-containing protein 3, producing the protein MYLFIYFYLLMSFFEEVHGFCPSQCTCIYHGRSDGTGTRSVLCNDPDMYEIPVNVPVDTVKLRIEKTVIRRIPTEAFYYLVDLKYLWVTYNCVANIDISSFYNLKQLHELRLDGNLLSTFPWESLAEMPNLRTLDLHNNKVTSIPADAGRYLRNLTYLDISSNKLTTLPSDLMDIWPPFSEAVLSKNTDILATQRVILGLQDNPWFCDCRISKLIEFSKIVDNSVVLLDPLISCSGPESLAGILFQRAELEQCLKPSVMTSATKITSPLGSNVLLRCDATGYPTPQLTWTRSDNIPVNYTVIQETPGEGVRWSIISLTGISYKDAGEYRCKAKNLAGMSEASVTVTVVGVVTTTVSPQKYGRKQEAERQNTTQEESKPEPERTTTPLPTTPTTTALVSTERSTSVKFTEKKQSRPLFDGKKNPKAVTNGNKKQTGEISKKGEETLLSTAGMAEQNVTVKNLRVISETDERVTLTWKTVNATSNSAVTVLYSKYGEKDMLPLSTDSSKNKVTIDGLQPSTQYMACVSPKGVPPTKEQCVIFSTDRLNDENSSQFSILILASSAACVVVLPLIFFLLYKVLKLHVKPKTAKEADLAKETYVKFETLSLKPRTVSAGDQLWARRYTDESERLLLCSRSSMDSQMTFKSEGSRSEYLC; encoded by the exons ATGTATCTGTTTATTTACTTCTACCTCCTAATGAGCTTTTTTGAAGAAGTGCATGGTTTTTGTCCTTCACAATGCACTTGCATTTACCATGGCAGAAGTGATGGCACTGGAACAag gTCTGTGCTCTGTAATGATCCTGACATGTATGAGATCCCTGTGAATGTTCCTGTGGATACTGTAAAACTTCGTATAGAGAAAACTGTCATACGAAGGATTCCAACTGAAGCCTTTTACTACCTAGTAGATCTCAAATACCTGTGGGTAACTTACAACTGTGTAGCCAACATTGATATCAGCAGTTTCTATAACTTGAAACAACTGCATGAGCTACGGCTGGATGGTAATCTGCTCTCGACTTTCCCTTGGGAATCGCTGGCAGAGATGCCCAACCTACGGACTCTTGATTTACACAACAATAAAGTGACCAGCATTCCTGCTGATGCTGGCCGGTACCTGAGAAACCTCACCTACCTGGACATATCCAGCAACAAGCTAACCACCTTGCCATCAGACTTGATGGACATTTGGCCCCCCTTCTCAGAAGCTGTCCTGTCCAAGAACACAGACATTCTGGCGACCCAGAGAGTCATTTTGG GTTTGCAGGATAACCCATGGTTTTGTGACTGTCGCATTTCAAAGCTAATTGAATTTTCCAAAATTGTGGACAACTCCGTTGTACTTCTTGATCCATTGATTTCATGTAGTGGACCTGAGAGCCTGGCAGGAATCTTGTTCCAGAGAGCTGAGTTAGAGCAGTGTCTTAAACCATCTGTGATGACATCGGCGACAAAAATCACTTCCCCGCTGGGAAGCAACGTTCTGCTACGCTGTGATGCGACTGGGTACCCAACACCACAGCTTACTTGGACTAGGTCAGACAATATACCAGTGAACTATACAG TAATTCAAGAAACACCTGGAGAGGGTGTCAGATGGTCCATAATAAGCTTGACAGGGATTTCATACAAGGATGCAGGAGAATACAGATGTAAAGCCAAGAACTTAGCAGGAATGTCAGAAGCTTCTGTTACTGTCACAGTGGTTGGTGTAGTTACTACAACTGTGTCACCACAGAAGTATGGAAGGAAGCAAGAGGCAGAGAGACAGAATACCACTCAGGAGGAATCCAAGCCGGAACCTGAGAGGACAACCACACCTCTTCCCACCACACCAACCACCACAGCACTGGTTAGCACTGAAAGATCAACGAGCGTCAAGTTTACTGAAAAGAAGCAATCCAGGCCCCTGTTcgatggaaagaaaaatccaaaggCAGTgacaaatggaaacaaaaagcagactgGGGAGATAAGCAAGAAAGGTGAGGAGACATTATTGAGTACAGCAGGTATGGCTGAGCAAAATGTTACTGTAAAGAACCTAAGAGTGATCAGTGAAACTGATGAAAGAGTGACCTTAACTTGGAAAACTGTCAATGCCACAAGCAACTCTGCAGTGACTGTGTTATACTCAAAGTATGGTGAGAAAGATATGTTGCCTCTGAGCACCGATTCTAGCAAAAACAAAGTCACAATTGATGGTTTGCAACCTAGTACTCAATATATGGCATGTGTCTCACCCAAAGGAGTGCCACCTACAAAAGAGCAGTGCGTTATTTTCTCCACTGATAGGTTAAATGATGAAAACAGCTCTCAGTTTTCTATTCTGATACTGGCCAGCAGTGCAGCATGTGTGGTTGTTCTacctttgatatttttcttactctacaaagttttaaaacttcatgTGAAACCGAAAACTGCAAAGGAAGCTGACCTTGCAAAAGAGACCTATGTGAAATTTGAAACACTATCTCTGAAGCCTCGAACAGTGAGTGCAGGAGACCAGCTCTGGGCACGAAGGTACACAGATGAGTCAGAAAGACTTCTCCTCTGTTCTAGGTCAAGCATGGATTCTCAAATGACCTTCAAAAGTGAGGGCTCTAGGTCTGAATATCTGTGTTGA